Proteins from a genomic interval of Zingiber officinale cultivar Zhangliang chromosome 1B, Zo_v1.1, whole genome shotgun sequence:
- the LOC122040463 gene encoding expansin-B15-like — translation MAILKKQIVVLPLLAFLLLNASSPAAASPAGATWYGAPDGPGSTGGACAYADGVVKAPLSSMITAGGPSLFKGGRGCGACYQVLCNSNAACSGMPVTVVVTDQCPGGICVTDPVHFDLSGAAFGAMAKPGQADLLRNAGRLAVEYTRVSCNYQGFNVAFRVDAGSNVDYLAVVIENVNGDGELAAVELMEGSSGTWTAMQPSWGAQWKLNAGRALQPPFSFQLTSGESKKILVAQNVIPVGWTPGSTYTSMVNY, via the exons ATGGCCATTTTGAAGAAGCAGATTGTGGTGCTGCCACTGCTCGCTTTCCTCCTCTTGAACGCGTCCTCCCCGGCGGCGGCGTCTCCGGCCGGAGCCACCTGGTACGGCGCCCCCGACGGCCCGGGAAGCACTg GCGGCGCGTGTGCATACGCTGACGGCGTCGTTAAAGCTCCGCTGTCGTCCATGATAACGGCCGGCGGCCCTTCGCTGTTCAAGGGCGGCAGAGGGTGCGGCGCGTGCTACCAAGTCCTGTGCAACTCCAACGCCGCCTGCTCCGGCATGCCGGTGACGGTCGTGGTCACCGACCAGTGCCCCGGCGGGATTTGCGTGACTGACCCCGTCCATTTCGACCTCAGCGGCGCCGCCTTCGGGGCCATGGCGAAACCCGGCCAAGCTGACCTGCTGCGGAATGCCGGAAGACTGGCAGTCGAATACAcaag AGTATCGTGTAATTACCAGGGCTTCAACGTGGCCTTCAGGGTGGATGCCGGGTCGAACGTCGACTACCTCGCCGTCGTCATCGAGAATGTGAATGGGGACGGTGAACTCGCGGCGGTGGAGCTGATGGAGGGATCATCGGGGACGTGGACGGCGATGCAGCCGTCTTGGGGAGCGCAGTGGAAGTTGAATGCCGGGCGGGCGTTACAGCCGCCGTTCTCTTTCCAGCTGACGTCGGGGGAGTCGAAGAAGATTCTTGTCGCCCAAAACGTCATTCCCGTCGGTTGGACGCCGGGGAGCACTTATACTTCCATGGTCAACTATTAG